The segment ACGCCAACCACGCCTATGACGCGGTCGCGGCGATCCGGCTCGGTCGGCTGATCGAGCGTTACGACATCGGATGGTTCGAGGAGCCGGTGCCGCCGGAGGATGTCGCAGGCTACCGCGCGGTGAAGTCCGCGCTGGCGATCCCCATCGCCGGCGGCGAATGCGAGTTCACCCGCTTCGGCTTCCGCGACCTGTTCGCCACGCACGCGATCGACATCGCCCAGCCCGACACCTGCGCGGCCGGCGGCCTCTCCGAATGCAAGAAAATCGCCGACATGAGCGAGGCGTTCGGCATCCGCTACAATCCGCATGTCTGGGGCACTGGGATCGCCATCGCGGCCTCGCTCCAGCTCCTCGCCGTGCTGCCGTCGCACTCGCCGACCTCGCTCGCGCCGCTGCTCGAACTCGACCGCACCGAACATCCGATCCGGCAAGCGATTTTGAAGCAGCCGATCGAGCACGAGCGCGGCGTGGTTCGCGTGCCCGACGGTCCCGGGCTCGGCATCGAGATCGACCGCGAGACGTTGGCGCGGTTTGCGTGAGCTAGCGGCAAGCCGTTTTCACATAAAGTTGCTGGCGCGAGGCGATGGCCTTTGGTGCGGACGTCGCTGAACGGCGATAAAACGCCGCAATTCAATCACCAACAACCACAATAGCTCTTCTATCCAGACAATCGCCAGCGGATGGGCGAAGCCCTATCGCGCATGCAAGCCTCGACGGATGCCTGGTTCGCCAGACCGTCATCGGAGAATCGCCAGATGTACACCAGGGATCGAGAATCTTCAGAGCATCGCTGCTCCATTTGTTGCGACTCGATTGGGTCGCGACGCGGCTTTCTCGCGGGACTCGGTGCGCTTGGCCTGGCCTCGACGATCCCGAGCATTGCCGCATTCGGACAAACCAAGCCAACGCTGATCGATACCCATCTTCATTTCTATCCGCCCGAATATCAAAAGCTCTGGCTTGGCTACGAAGACGCGCACAAACAACCGCACTTCCCCGGGCAGGTCGCATGGAGCCGCGAGAAGCTGGTGGAAGACATGGACGGCAATGGGGTCCGCACCGGGATCCTGTCGGTCGCCTCCACCCCCGGCGTGTGGTTCGATCTTGGGTCGGCGGAAGCCGGGCGGCTCGCACGGGCTTGCAACGAATATGCGGCGGATATGATGCGCGACCATCCGGGCCGCTTTGGCTTGTTCGCAACCTTGTCGATGTTGGACATCGATGCCACACTCAAGGAGATCGAATACGCGCTCGATACGCTGAAGGCGGACGGTATTGGATTGCAGACGAGCTATGGCGACAAATGGCTTGGCAATGCCGCCTACAAGCCGGTGCTCGAAGAGCTCAATCGCCGTAAGGCAATCGTCTATGTGCATCCGCTGGTCGCGAGTTGCTGCAGCGCTCTCAGCGTCGGCACATTTCCGGCGGTGATCGAAGTCCCGCACGACACCACGCGCACGGTGACGAGCCTGCTGCTCAGCGGCTCGTTCGCCCGCTATCGCGACATCAAATGGTTGTTCTCGCATGCCGGAGGCACGATCCCGATGATGGCCGGGCGGATCAATTCCTTCTATGGGGCTCGGCCCGACCTGAAGGAATTTGCGCCGGAGGGGATCGAAGGCGAGCTGCGCCGGCTTCATTACGACACTGCCAACGCAACGTTCGCGCCGTCCATGGCAGCACTGCTCAAGCTAGTGCCGGCGTCGCAGGTCACCTACGGCACCGACTATCCCTATTTCGGCCTTGGTCAGTTTGCTCAATTGCAGGCGCTTGGCCTCTCGGCACAGGACCTCGATGCGATTGGCCATGAGAATGCGATGCGCCTGATCCCGAGGTTGCGAGCTTAGAGGCGGACGCGCTACCCGATCGTCTGCAACGCCGGAAAGGTTTCCAGCAGCCAGATGCTCACATTCGAGACCGCGCCGGTGAGGAAGCCGATGCCGGTGATCACCATCAACACGCCCATGGCGCGTTCGACATTGACGAGCTGGCCCTTCAGGCGCGCGAACAATTTCGAGAACTGCTTGATCATCAGCGCCGCGATCAGGAAGGGAACGCCGAGGCCCGCTGAATAGACGGCGAGCAGCCCTGCTCCCTTCGTCACCGTCGCTTCTGCTGCGGCAATCGAAAGGATCGCGGCGAGGATCGGGCCGATGCAGGGCGTCCAGCCGAAGGCGAAAGCGAGCCCCATGACATAGGCGCCCCAGAGCCCGACGGGCTTCGGGATCGGCAGCCGGCCTTCACGCATCAACAGGCCGATGCGCGTCAGTCCGAGGAAGTGCAGGCCCATCGCGATGATGACGATGCCGGCAAGGATCGACAATTCCGCCGACCAGGCGCGGATCAGGCCGCCGATCAGCGAGGCGCTGGCGCCGAGCGCCACGAACACGGTGGAGAAGCCGAGCACGAACAGCAGCGCCGACATCATCACCGCGCGCTTCGAGGCAGCGGCCGGCTCGTCGCTCTCGACATGCTCGATCGTGGCGCCGGTGAGATAGATCAGATAGGGCGGAACCAGGGGCAGGACGCAGGGGGAGAGGAAGCTGACGAGGCCGGCAATCATCGCCGCGGGAATCGAGACATTTTGCATGATGCAGTCGGAGCCATCCGCGGCCCCTGGGCGGCGCGCGGGGAATGCGCGCGAGGCCGGAGCCGACCGGCTCTGGTGTAGCCGATGCCGGAGAATGCGCAACAGAGGCGCGATCAAACCAGGGCTCCTCCCGATGCCGTCTGCGATCACAGATGCGGCATCGGGACGCGCACAAATCTCGCCAAAAAGCGAGGCTCGGCGGCGCGGCTACTTCACCACGCGGAGCAGCGGACGCCGGGGCTGGTCCTGCGTCTGCTTGGAAGGCGGCTGCGGCTCGTTACCTGCGCTCCGCAGCATTTCGTCGCACAGCGCCTTGAGATCGGCGCTGTCAATTCCTTTGAGTTTCATCCGCACATCGAGGATGACGATCGAGAGCAACTCGGCCGACTCACGGCTGTTGCTCTCGTTGAGAACCTTACGGCACTCCTCGAGCGTCTCGAGCACCGACTGCAACTGTTCGTCTGAATGCGACACCGGCGTTCTTTCCGTTAGTTCGGCCTGCGAGACACGCTTGCAACGATCCCCTCGGCCCCGATCCGGAGCGGAGGATAGCATGAGGAGTCCGCGCCCCCGAAGACGATTTCAGTATGTTTCTGCGTCGAATCCGCATGCCCGCGCGACATCGTCCCGCGACGCGCGCGGCGAAAATCAAAGCAATCAAAGGCGAAGCGATCGAAGGCGAAATGCTCGCCGGTGCGCGAATGATCCATTGCGCACCGCTGCGCGAAGTCTCGCGCACAACCTCCCGGTCCAGATAAATCCGGCAATCCCGCAGCCATATTACGGCGCGCAACGGAACGCACGTGCACCCCTCTTCCGGGCGATAACTCACCCGCTTCCCAGTCCCAAACACACTCCAATACCACTTCTAGCACGGTAAGGATGGCGTTCAAAACTCGCCATTCCTCAACCCGCCGTGGTTGTGGTTTGCGCTAGATTCTGCCAGTTTACCGCCCCGAAGGGACTTGTATGCACTCCTTGGCGGAAAGGGGCGTTCCACTGGAGGAACGCCCAAAAGCAAATCTCAGCGGCCTCTCGGATTGGGATGCGGCGCGCATTTTCCTGGAAGTCGTCCGATGCGGCAGTTTCCGCTCGGCGGCCGAGCGCCTGTCGTTGTCGATCAACGCCGTCCGCCGGCGGATCGATGATTTCGAACGCCAGACCGGCACCACACTCTTCACCCGCGACGTCCACGGCACCCATCTGACCGACGAAGGCGCGCTGGTCGTCTCGGCCGTCGAGCGGATGGAGGCAGCCGCCTTCGATGTGCTGCGCACCAGCGATTCGACGGTCAACGCCCTGTCCGGTGAGGTCCGCGTCGCCGTGACCGAAGGGCTCGGGACGTTCTGGCTCGCCCCGCGGCTGGTCGAATTCCAGCAGGCCTATCCCAACATCCTGGTCGACCTGCATTGCGCGATGCGCTCGGCCGACGTCTCCCGCCACGAGGCCGACGTCGCCATCCATCTGGCGCGGCCTTCGACGCTCGACGTCAAGCTGGTGCGGCTCGGCCGCATGCACCTGATGTTCTGGGCCTCCAGGCAATATATCGAAAAACATGGCGCGCCGCGCTCCGCGGCGGAATTGATCAGGCACCGCCTGGTGCTGCAATTCGCCGATCAGATCGCCGCCAAGGAAAGCTTTGAGAGCTTCTTCCCGGGCGTTGCGGAGCGTGACCTTCTGGTCATGAAGACCAACGTCTCAAGCGCCAACTACTGGGCTGTCGCGAATGGAGCCGGAATCGGCGTATTCCCGAGCTACGCCATTGCGCTTGGCGGGAAGTTGATTCCACTGGAGGTCGAGTTGAACCGACCGCTGGATATCTGGTTGTCCTACCATCCCGGTAGCGGCCGGATTCCACGCGTGCGGCACATGATTGACTGGCTGATCGAGGCTTTCAATCCTGTTCGCTTCCCGTGGTTTAAGGAGGAATTCGTGCACCCGCATGAATTCAAGGACTCGTATATGGGCGAACCCCTGACCCAGCTCTTCGGGGGATTTTCAACCGAAGAACAACGGTGAGAACAAGTATGAAAACAGCGGCGAAAAGAATGAAGCAGCGCAGTGCCGGCAAGCCGGACATTGAGCTTGGCAAGCGGATCCGTCTGCGGCGCGTCGAGATGAAGATCTCGCAGGCTGAGCTCGGCGAAAAGCTCGGCGTCAGCTTCCAGCAGGTCCAGAAATACGAGAAGGGCGTCAATCGCGTCGGCGCGGCTCGGCTTCAGCAGATCGCCACCGCCCTCGATGTGCCCGTGACCTTCTTCTATGACGGCGACAACAAGGCCCGCGAAGTCGAGAGCCTGCTGTTCCTGGACTCGGCTTTCAGCCTCCGCCTGCTGCGCGCCTACAGCAAGATCAAGGATCAGACGGTGCAGCGTCAGCTGGTCTCGCTGATGGAATCGATCGCGGCGAACGAGAGCTGAGCCGACCTGCGGTCCGGCCTTGACGGCCGATGTTCAATCCACCGCGTCGCGGGGGCGCGGCCGGATTGGACGAGACCGGATTTGCTTTTCGGGGCGGCCTGGCCGCCCCCTTTTTCTTGACCATTTGTCGCGACTTTCGCGAACCCATCCCGATCTTGATGCGACCTAATCGAGAGCCTCCGCGTTGGACGCGCGGGAGGTCTCGATGCGTCGTGCTTAATGGGACCGCAACCCTGATGCCTTAGCTTCTCGCCGATTTTGCGAATCGGCGCCTGCGGCACGTCGGCCGGGAATTGCCTGATGGGGAAAATGAGAGACATGTCGAAGCGCCTTGCCGTGATCGTCGCCGTTGGCTTCCTCGCGAACGCCTCGGCGCTTGCGCAAACCGAGACCACCAGCCAGGCCGGTCCCAAACAGGCCACTCCGGCCGGCACGATTCCGGCGACCGCCAACCCCGCTCACACGGCCGCGCCGAAAGCTGCCGCCCCGGCGGCACCGGCCTCGACGGCGGAGAGCCGCTCGGCCGCGGCACTTGCGCTGACGCATGAGCCGACCTTCGACGAAGGCACCGCCCAGCGGATCAAGGACGCGGCGCTCAGCTATTCCGACCTTGCCGTTCGCGGCGGCTGGCCGATGATCCCTGCGGATGCCAAATTCGCGCTCGGCACCCCGGGCGCCAATGACGACCTCCTTCGCAAACGGCTGATTGTCTCCGGCGACCTCGCCGCCGACAAGGCGAGCGGCGCTTTCGACCAGGATCTTGCGGACGCGGTGAAGCGCTTCCAGACGCGCCATGGCCTCGCGTCGACCGGCATGATGACGCCGCGCACGCTCGCGGCGATGAACGTGCCGGTGCAGAAGCGCGTCCGCCAGCTCGAGGCCTCGCTCGAGCGGCTCGAGAATATCAATTTCAGCTTCGGCCAGCGCTATGTCGTGGTCAACATCCCCGCAGCCTTTGCCGAAGCGGTCGAGAACGATATGGTGGTGCGGCGCTATCGCGTCATCGTCGGCAAGACCGAAAAGCCCTCGCCGACGCTGACGGCCCAGATCACCGGTGTCGTGCTCAATCCGACCTGGACGGTGCCGTCCTCGATCGCCAAGACCGAAATCTCGGCGCATATGCGCAAGGACCCCACCTATTTGTCGCGCATGCACATGGAGGTGCTCGACGGCCACGACAATCCAATCGATCCGCATGCGGTCGACTGGTCGGGCACGCACGCGCCGAACTTCACGGTGCGGCAGCAGAACGGCACCTTCAACGCGCTCGGCGCAGTGAAGATCGACATGCCGAATTCCTATTCGGTCTACATGCACGACACCAACCAGCGCAATCTGTTCAGCGACGACTACCGCTTCGATTCCCACGGCTGCTCGCGCGTCGACAATGTGCGCGATCTCGCCGCCTGGCTGCTCAAGGACCAGCCGAAATGGACCCGCGCCGCGATCGACGCGGAGATCGCCACCGGCCAGCATCAGGAGGTCGCCATGGCCAAGAAGGTGCCGGTGGCCTGGATCTACCTCACGGCCTGGATGACCAAGGACCAGACCGTCCAGTTCCGCAACGACGTCTATGACCAGGACGAGCAGCTGCTGGAGGCGACCGCCGAAGAGGCCGCGTTCTTCGGCAATGCCGGCAACCATCCGCTGACCGCGCATATGGCGCAGTAGGCATGCAATCGCGGCACGGGCGGATGCAAGGCCGCTTCGCTTGCCGCGGTTGACCCGGGCCTTGGCCCGGCCGCACATTGCGTCTCGCCAGATACAAGCGAGCGCGCGATGCCCGACCTCCCCAACGAAACCTCCTACGCCGACGGCAAGATCCTCAAGCACACCACGGATGGCGTCGGCGTCGTCACCTTCAACAATCCCGACAAGCGCAATGCGATGTCGCTGGAGATGTGGGAGGGCTTTGGCGAGGCGCTGACAGCCTTGCGCGACGACGACGCAGTGCGCGTCGTGATCCTGCGCGGCGCCGGCGGCAAGGCGTTCGTGTCGGGCGCCGACATCAGCCAGTTCGAGCAGACCCGCCACAATGCGGCTGCGTCGGAAGAATACGCCAAACGCAGCGCCGCCCAGCGCGCGCTGCTCGCCGACTATCCCAAGCCGACGATTGCCTGCATCCAGGGCTTTTGCCTCGGCGGCGGCATGCAGGTTGCGATGCTCGCCGACATCCGCATCGCCGCGCATGACAGCCAGTTCGGCATTCCCGCGGCCAAGCTCGGCATCGCCTATGGCTATGACGGCTTGCGGCACCTGGTGTCGCTGGTCGGCCCGTCCTGGGCGCGACTGCTGATGTACACGGGCATGCGGATCGACTCCGCGGAAGCACTGCGCATCGGCCTGGTCGAACGCGTGATCCCGAACGATCAGCTCTGGGGCGAGACCATGATGATCGCCGAGACGATCTCGCAGAACGCCCCGCTCGCGATCAAGGCCGCCAAGATCACCATCGCCGAGGTGCTGAAGGACGAAAGCGCCCGCGACCTGGACGCGATCAAGGCGATCGGCACGGCCTGCATGGACTCGGCGGATTTTCGCGAGGGCCGGCAGGCCTTCATGGAGAAGCGCAAGCCGCAGTTTTCGGGGACGTAGCCGCGGCGCCCGGTCACACCTGCAAAAAACGCGAAAACAACCCCATGCACAGTAGAAATTGCTCAGCAATTTGGGCCTGGGGGGTGGCTCGCGCCGTGCAACGACGAAATTTGACTTGTCGGGCAAAACACTGGCAGAATTCCATGATGGCGCCGACTGCGTGAAAGTCGCGTCGATGCCCAATCCCAGCACCGCGAAGTGGCCCGGCCTGACATTGCCGCCGTCACTGCCCTGACACACCGATCAGGTCATCGAACTGACGGCGGTTTGTGCTTTGCATGAGTCGGCCGACACGCGAGCGGCCGTGCACAACGTCAGCGTTCGACCCAAAGCCGAGCAGCATCCGCTGCCGGGATGTGCTAAGTCTCAAAAGCCTCAAAAACGGGAAGCGATTGATGTCAACTTCGGTTCTTCAGCCAAAGCGCCGCTTCCAGCTGGTGATGATCAAACCGTCACACTACGGCGAGGATGGATATGTGATCAGATGGTGGCGGGCGACCATCCCCTCCAATTCGCTCGCCAGCCTCTATGGAATTGCGCAGGAGAGCATGGCCCATCGCGTGCTGGGGCCGGATGTCGAGATCGATATCGAGGCGATCGACGAGTTCAGCGCCCGCGTTGACATTCCAGGGTTGGTGGCTCGCTTTTCGCGGCACGACAATTTCGGCGTGATCATGCTCGTCGGCGTGCAGTCGAACCAGTACCCTCGCGCTCTCGATATCGCCCGTCCGTTTCGCGAAGCCGGGATTCAGGTCGTCATCGGCGGCTTTCACGTTTCGGGCTGCCTGTCGATGCTCGACGGCAGCGCGGTCGAACTGGACGCCTGCCGGGCAATGGGGGTCTCTCTGTTCGCAGGCGAAGCGGAAGGTCGACTCGATATCGTCCTCGGGGATGCCGCCGCCGGACGGCTGGAGCCCACTTACAATTTTCTCAAGGACTTGCCGGGCATCGAAGGGACGCCTGCGCCTTTCCTGCCCATCGAGAACGTGCGACGGACCTTGGGCCTGAGCACCAGCTTCGATGCCGGACGCGGATGCCCCTATCAGTGCTCTTTCTGTACGATCATCAACGTGCAGGGACGCAAGTCGCGCTTCCGGACACCTGACGATGTCGAGGCGCTGGTCCGCAGCAACTGGAAGCAAGGCGTCTGCAAATACTTCATCACCGACGATAACTTTGCGCGCAACAAGCACTGGGAGGACATCCTCGATCGCTTGATCTGGCTGCGGGAGTCCGAAGGCATCCCGCTCGGGCTTCTGATCCAGGTGGACACGCTTTGCCACAAAATTCCAAATTTTGTCGAGAAAGCAAAACGCGCGGGCGTCACGCGCGTGTTCATCGGGCTCGAGAACATCAATCCCGATAATCTCCTGGCCGCGAAGAAGCGGCAAAACAAGATCACCGAGTACCGCAAGATGCTGCTGGCCTGGAAGGACCAGGGCATTCTCACGCTTGCCGGATACATCCTGGGCTTTCCGGCCGATACGCCTGCATCGATCCGCAATGATATTGAGATCATCAAGCGCGAGCTGCCGATCGACATCCTCGAGTTCTTCTGTCTGACGCCGTTGCCGGGGTCGGAAGACCACAAGAATCTCTGGACCGCCCAGGTTCCGATGGATCCAGATCTCAACAATTACGACCTCGAGCATGTCTGCGCCGCGCATTCCCGCATGTCGGAAGACGAGTGGAAAGCGATCTATTCGGAGGCCTGGGCAATATATTACACGCCAGAGCACATGAGGACGCTGCTGCTCCGGGGCGCGGCGACCGGCGTCAGTCTAGGTAGCCTGGTGAAGCTGCTAGCGACGTTCTCGCTGAGCCAGAAGCTCGAGAATGTCCATCCGCTGCAATGGGGGGTCATTCGCCTGCGCCATCCCTCCGAGCGACGTCCGGGTCTTCCAGCCGAGAGCGCCTTCTGGTTCTGGCCAAGGCTGACGATCGAGATCGCATACAAGATGGCAATTGCGACTGCTGCGCTGTCACGTCTTGCGTTCCAGAGCATCAAAATCTCCCGTGACCCCAATCGGCTCAAATACATGGATCAGGCCTT is part of the Bradyrhizobium commune genome and harbors:
- a CDS encoding amidohydrolase family protein produces the protein MYTRDRESSEHRCSICCDSIGSRRGFLAGLGALGLASTIPSIAAFGQTKPTLIDTHLHFYPPEYQKLWLGYEDAHKQPHFPGQVAWSREKLVEDMDGNGVRTGILSVASTPGVWFDLGSAEAGRLARACNEYAADMMRDHPGRFGLFATLSMLDIDATLKEIEYALDTLKADGIGLQTSYGDKWLGNAAYKPVLEELNRRKAIVYVHPLVASCCSALSVGTFPAVIEVPHDTTRTVTSLLLSGSFARYRDIKWLFSHAGGTIPMMAGRINSFYGARPDLKEFAPEGIEGELRRLHYDTANATFAPSMAALLKLVPASQVTYGTDYPYFGLGQFAQLQALGLSAQDLDAIGHENAMRLIPRLRA
- a CDS encoding LysR family transcriptional regulator, yielding MHSLAERGVPLEERPKANLSGLSDWDAARIFLEVVRCGSFRSAAERLSLSINAVRRRIDDFERQTGTTLFTRDVHGTHLTDEGALVVSAVERMEAAAFDVLRTSDSTVNALSGEVRVAVTEGLGTFWLAPRLVEFQQAYPNILVDLHCAMRSADVSRHEADVAIHLARPSTLDVKLVRLGRMHLMFWASRQYIEKHGAPRSAAELIRHRLVLQFADQIAAKESFESFFPGVAERDLLVMKTNVSSANYWAVANGAGIGVFPSYAIALGGKLIPLEVELNRPLDIWLSYHPGSGRIPRVRHMIDWLIEAFNPVRFPWFKEEFVHPHEFKDSYMGEPLTQLFGGFSTEEQR
- a CDS encoding enoyl-CoA hydratase, whose protein sequence is MPDLPNETSYADGKILKHTTDGVGVVTFNNPDKRNAMSLEMWEGFGEALTALRDDDAVRVVILRGAGGKAFVSGADISQFEQTRHNAAASEEYAKRSAAQRALLADYPKPTIACIQGFCLGGGMQVAMLADIRIAAHDSQFGIPAAKLGIAYGYDGLRHLVSLVGPSWARLLMYTGMRIDSAEALRIGLVERVIPNDQLWGETMMIAETISQNAPLAIKAAKITIAEVLKDESARDLDAIKAIGTACMDSADFREGRQAFMEKRKPQFSGT
- a CDS encoding L,D-transpeptidase family protein, translating into MSKRLAVIVAVGFLANASALAQTETTSQAGPKQATPAGTIPATANPAHTAAPKAAAPAAPASTAESRSAAALALTHEPTFDEGTAQRIKDAALSYSDLAVRGGWPMIPADAKFALGTPGANDDLLRKRLIVSGDLAADKASGAFDQDLADAVKRFQTRHGLASTGMMTPRTLAAMNVPVQKRVRQLEASLERLENINFSFGQRYVVVNIPAAFAEAVENDMVVRRYRVIVGKTEKPSPTLTAQITGVVLNPTWTVPSSIAKTEISAHMRKDPTYLSRMHMEVLDGHDNPIDPHAVDWSGTHAPNFTVRQQNGTFNALGAVKIDMPNSYSVYMHDTNQRNLFSDDYRFDSHGCSRVDNVRDLAAWLLKDQPKWTRAAIDAEIATGQHQEVAMAKKVPVAWIYLTAWMTKDQTVQFRNDVYDQDEQLLEATAEEAAFFGNAGNHPLTAHMAQ
- a CDS encoding cytochrome c biogenesis CcdA family protein — translated: MQNVSIPAAMIAGLVSFLSPCVLPLVPPYLIYLTGATIEHVESDEPAAASKRAVMMSALLFVLGFSTVFVALGASASLIGGLIRAWSAELSILAGIVIIAMGLHFLGLTRIGLLMREGRLPIPKPVGLWGAYVMGLAFAFGWTPCIGPILAAILSIAAAEATVTKGAGLLAVYSAGLGVPFLIAALMIKQFSKLFARLKGQLVNVERAMGVLMVITGIGFLTGAVSNVSIWLLETFPALQTIG
- a CDS encoding helix-turn-helix domain-containing protein; protein product: MKQRSAGKPDIELGKRIRLRRVEMKISQAELGEKLGVSFQQVQKYEKGVNRVGAARLQQIATALDVPVTFFYDGDNKAREVESLLFLDSAFSLRLLRAYSKIKDQTVQRQLVSLMESIAANES
- a CDS encoding B12-binding domain-containing radical SAM protein; amino-acid sequence: MSTSVLQPKRRFQLVMIKPSHYGEDGYVIRWWRATIPSNSLASLYGIAQESMAHRVLGPDVEIDIEAIDEFSARVDIPGLVARFSRHDNFGVIMLVGVQSNQYPRALDIARPFREAGIQVVIGGFHVSGCLSMLDGSAVELDACRAMGVSLFAGEAEGRLDIVLGDAAAGRLEPTYNFLKDLPGIEGTPAPFLPIENVRRTLGLSTSFDAGRGCPYQCSFCTIINVQGRKSRFRTPDDVEALVRSNWKQGVCKYFITDDNFARNKHWEDILDRLIWLRESEGIPLGLLIQVDTLCHKIPNFVEKAKRAGVTRVFIGLENINPDNLLAAKKRQNKITEYRKMLLAWKDQGILTLAGYILGFPADTPASIRNDIEIIKRELPIDILEFFCLTPLPGSEDHKNLWTAQVPMDPDLNNYDLEHVCAAHSRMSEDEWKAIYSEAWAIYYTPEHMRTLLLRGAATGVSLGSLVKLLATFSLSQKLENVHPLQWGVIRLRHPSERRPGLPAESAFWFWPRLTIEIAYKMAIATAALSRLAFQSIKISRDPNRLKYMDQALSRASDDDEDSLQLLTQTASAKQSAAHQKKVFNLTHGVG